One Cicer arietinum cultivar CDC Frontier isolate Library 1 chromosome 8, Cicar.CDCFrontier_v2.0, whole genome shotgun sequence DNA segment encodes these proteins:
- the LOC101495616 gene encoding vacuolar-sorting receptor 1 yields the protein MKVWRFSVFFFVAFLLLTLSMARFVVEKNSLSVTSPDKIKGRHDSAIGNFGIPQYGGSMAGTVVYPKDNNKGCKDFDQSFKSRPGALPTILLLDRGNCFFALKVWNAQKAGASAVLVADDIEEPLITMDTPEEDGSSAKYIENITIPSALIEKSFGEKLKDAISGGDMVNVNLDWREAVPHPDDRVEYELWTNSNDECGVKCDMLIEFLKDFKGAAQILEKGGYTQFTPHYITWYCPHAFTLSKQCKSQCINHGRYCAPDPEQDFSTGYDGKDVVVENLRQLCVFKVAKETEKSWVWWDYVTDFQIRCPMKEKKYNKECANTVIKSLGLDIEKIDKCMGDPEADTENSILKEEQDAQIGKGSRGDVTILPTLVVNNRQYRGKLEKGAVLKAICSGFEETTEPAVCLSNDVETNECLANNGGCWQDKAANITACKDTFRGRVCECPLVGGVQFKGDGYTTCEAGGPGRCKINNGGCWHDARNGHAYSACLDDGGVKCQCPTGFKGDGVKNCEDIDECKDKKACQCPECSCKNTWGSYNCSCRGDLLYIKDQDTCISKTASQGRSTWAAFWVILIGLVMISGGAFLVYKYRIRQYMDSEIRAIMAQYMPLDSQAEVPNHVNHQRA from the exons ATGAAGGTTTGGAGGTTTTCCGTGTTTTTCTTTGTAGCTTTTCTGTTGCTTACTCTTTCAATGGCGAGATTCGTTGTGGAGAAGAACAGCTTGTCGGTTACTTCGCCTGATAAAATTAAAGGCAGACACGACAGTGCCATCGGTAACTTCGGTATACCTCAATACGGAGGTAGCATGGCCGGTACCGTCGTTTATCCAAAAGATAACAATAAGGGTTGTAAAGACTTCGATCAATCTTTCAAATCTCGCCCCGGTGCTCTTCCCACCATCCTTTTGCTCGATCGTGGAA ATTGCTTCTTTGCTTTGAAGGTATGGAATGCCCAAAAGGCTGGAGCTTCTGCAGTTCTTGTTGCAGATGATATAGAGGAACCCTTAATAACTATGGACACACCCGAAGAGGATGGTTCGTCTGCAAAATACATTGAGAACATAACAATACCATCTGCTCTCATTGAAAAGAGTTTTGGTGAGAAGTTAAAGGATGCCATAAGTGGTGGGGATATGGTCAATGTAAATCTTGACTGGAGAGAGGCTGTTCCGCACCCTGACGATCGTGTCGAGTATGAGTTGTGGACCAATAGCAATGATGAGTGTGGAGTTAAATGTGATATGTTAATTGAATTTTTGAAGGATTTCAAGGGTGCTGCACAGATCTTAGAGAAAGGAGGTTACACTCAGTTTACACCTCATTATATAACTTGGTACTGTCCTCACGCGTTCACATTGAGTAAACAGTGTAAGTCTCAATGTATAAACCATGGAAGATATTGCGCTCCGGATCCTGAGCAGGACTTCAGCACAGGTTATGATGGGAAAGATGTGGTTGTTGAAAACTTAAGGCAGCTATGTGTTTTCAAGGTGGCAAAGGAAACAGAGAAGTCTTGGGTGTGGTGGGACTATGTCACTGATTTTCAAATTAGATGCCCGATGAAGGAGAAAAAGTACAATAAGGAATGTGCGAACACCGTCATTAAATCTCTGG GTCTTGACATCGAAAAGATTGATAAGTGCATGGGAGATCCTGAAGCCGATACTGaaaattccattttgaaagAAGAGCAAGATGCCCAA ATTGGGAAGGGATCACGTGGTGATGTTACCATATTGCCTACTCTTGTTGTCAATAACAGACAATATCGAG GTAAACTGGAGAAAGGTGCCGTTCTAAAGGCTATTTGTTCTGGGTTTGAGGAAACTACCGAACCAGCTGTTTGTTTGAGCAATG ATGTGGAGACAAATGAGTGCCTGGCAAACAACGGTGGTTGTTGGCAGGATAAAGCGGCTAATATCACTGCATGCAAG GATACATTCCGTGGGCGAGTATGCGAATGCCCCCTGGTTGGTGGTGTTCAATTTAAAGGAGACGGTTATACGACTTGTGAAG CTGGTGGACCTGGGCGTTGCAAGATTAACAATGGAGGCTGTTGGCATGATGCTCGGAATGGACATGCATATTCTGCTTGTTTG GATGATGGAGGAGTTAAATGCCAGTGTCCTACAGGGTTTAAAGGTGATGGTGTAAAAAACTGTGAAG ACATTGATGAATGCAAAGACAAGAAAGCTTGTCAGTGCCCTGAATGTAGCTGCAAGAATACTTGGGGCAGCTATAACTGCAGTTGTAGGGGAGATCTGCTGTATATCAAGGACCAAGATACCTGCATCA GTAAAACTGCCAGTCAGGGAAGATCCACTTGGGCTGCTTTTTGGGTCATTCTGATTGGCTTGGTTATGATTTCTGGAGGGGCATTCCTTGTGTACAAATATAGAATTAGG CAATACATGGATTCTGAAATCAGAGCAATCATGGCACAATATATGCCCTTGGACAGCCAAGCAGAAGTTCCAAATCATGTCAATCATCAAAGAGCTTGA